The Spirosoma foliorum genome has a window encoding:
- a CDS encoding serine hydrolase produces the protein MRLVVQSITVLSLLSLIVESRADDLDEFIKKQMQKRGVPGLSIAIIQDGKIVKAKGYGVIEKNGTTPVTPSTLFQAGSISKSVAAVGALYLTEKGQLSLDEDVNAKLKTWKVPENEFTKDKKVTLRGLLSHTTGLTVHGFPGYEVGKPIPSVVQILDGTSPANTPAVRVDFVPGTRWRYSGGGYTVMQQLMLDVTGQPFPQFMQKNVLGPLKMAESTYQQPLPADKAKTTATGHYGDRNLVKGRWHIYPEMAAAGLWTTPSDLARFAIGIQSSFAGKPGSVLSKSMTQQMLTDQKDKDGLGVFLEGEGSTMRFGHNGRDEGFDAFMTAGAETGQGLVIMINANDNSRMMGLITEEVAKQYHWPDYKSRVATKRIAVPVDAKVLTAYEGRYELNNNQMITFAASKDRLYTLTDGFDDEEFIPETPTRFASADRDIYLTFSPNAAGEVTELLWKTNKGERKIPRIGPLFHAPKSAPDPDAERTKKIEVALKAMAKGGKAVDEVPGVTPGVRKDFAQGAGAPTDLNTITFLSAEDVKGRGIERHEGKVDQILNYKFGSTNAPHYVIVYLTSDGLVTDYDVVEK, from the coding sequence ATGCGTCTAGTTGTTCAGTCCATCACCGTTCTTTCGCTGTTATCGCTCATTGTCGAAAGCCGTGCCGACGACCTCGATGAGTTTATTAAGAAGCAAATGCAGAAACGAGGAGTACCTGGTCTGTCTATTGCCATTATTCAGGATGGTAAAATTGTGAAGGCAAAAGGGTACGGCGTCATCGAAAAAAATGGCACTACACCTGTCACTCCATCAACTCTTTTCCAGGCGGGATCAATTAGCAAATCGGTCGCGGCTGTCGGAGCGTTGTATCTGACCGAAAAAGGGCAACTATCGCTCGATGAAGACGTTAACGCCAAACTAAAAACCTGGAAAGTCCCGGAAAATGAATTTACGAAGGACAAGAAAGTAACGTTACGGGGCTTACTGAGCCACACCACCGGGCTGACCGTACATGGGTTTCCCGGTTATGAAGTTGGTAAACCAATTCCATCGGTCGTGCAGATTCTCGATGGTACTTCTCCGGCCAATACTCCTGCTGTACGGGTGGATTTTGTGCCGGGAACTCGCTGGCGCTATTCGGGTGGTGGCTACACAGTTATGCAGCAACTCATGCTCGACGTAACGGGCCAGCCTTTTCCGCAGTTCATGCAGAAAAACGTATTAGGTCCTTTGAAAATGGCCGAGAGCACCTACCAACAGCCGCTTCCAGCCGATAAAGCTAAAACAACCGCCACCGGCCATTATGGCGATCGTAATCTGGTAAAAGGGCGTTGGCATATTTACCCCGAAATGGCAGCCGCCGGACTCTGGACAACTCCATCTGATCTGGCCCGTTTTGCCATCGGTATTCAGAGTTCTTTTGCCGGTAAACCTGGTTCTGTCTTATCGAAGAGCATGACCCAGCAAATGCTTACTGATCAGAAGGACAAGGATGGATTGGGCGTCTTTCTGGAAGGCGAAGGATCAACAATGCGATTCGGACATAACGGTCGGGATGAAGGCTTCGATGCCTTTATGACGGCTGGTGCCGAAACCGGACAGGGTTTGGTTATTATGATCAACGCCAATGACAACTCCCGCATGATGGGCCTAATCACGGAGGAAGTTGCTAAACAATACCACTGGCCGGACTATAAGTCAAGGGTAGCCACCAAACGTATCGCTGTGCCTGTCGATGCCAAAGTCCTTACTGCCTATGAAGGCCGCTACGAACTTAACAACAACCAAATGATCACATTTGCAGCCAGCAAAGACCGGCTGTATACACTAACCGATGGCTTTGATGACGAAGAGTTTATTCCCGAAACACCAACCCGCTTTGCCTCAGCCGATCGCGATATTTACTTAACATTCAGCCCTAACGCAGCGGGAGAGGTTACTGAACTGCTTTGGAAAACCAACAAAGGAGAACGAAAAATACCACGCATTGGGCCACTCTTTCACGCACCCAAATCAGCGCCCGATCCTGATGCAGAGCGTACAAAAAAAATTGAGGTTGCCCTAAAGGCTATGGCTAAAGGCGGGAAAGCCGTAGACGAAGTGCCGGGCGTTACACCGGGAGTTCGGAAGGATTTCGCACAGGGAGCGGGCGCACCTACCGATCTGAACACCATTACGTTCCTGAGCGCCGAGGATGTTAAAGGGCGTGGCATTGAGCGCCATGAAGGTAAAGTCGATCAGATTCTGAATTATAAATTTGGTTCTACGAATGCTCCCCATTACGTAATCGTCTATCTGACATCCGATGGATTAGTAACGGATTATGATGTAGTGGAGAAATGA
- a CDS encoding TniQ family protein yields the protein MGSAILPATTHPRPDEILSSWLTRLAHRHAMKCHSFCKALFPGQSIWNRDIDKLAPEAILVELSHRTLTSIDTIRQTTLSSYEGRLYLLVMAR from the coding sequence ATGGGCTCTGCTATCTTACCAGCTACAACCCACCCTCGGCCGGATGAAATTCTATCCAGTTGGCTAACTCGATTGGCCCACAGACATGCGATGAAATGCCACTCATTCTGCAAGGCATTATTCCCTGGTCAGAGTATATGGAATCGGGATATCGATAAATTAGCCCCTGAAGCAATACTAGTAGAACTGTCGCATAGAACTCTTACTTCTATAGATACAATTCGTCAAACAACGTTATCTAGCTACGAGGGCCGCTTATACTTACTTGTGATGGCTCGATAG
- a CDS encoding Gfo/Idh/MocA family protein yields MNTSRRQFLQNSTQLAASAGLATLVPDESIASTPSRLFSAADTVSVGLIGCNNMGWSDLSSMLKHPNVRCIALCDVDQNVLNKRASDLAKLPSVQASGQKATLYSDFRKLLENKDIDAVIVGTPDHWHCLPTVYACQAGKDVYVEKPLANSIQECDLMVAAARKYKRVTQVGQWQRSGPHWKNAIDYVRSGKIGTIRTVKTWAYMSYGKTFPVVANEPVPAGVDYAMWLGPAPKRPFNRNRFHGTFRYFWDYAGGLMTDWGAHMVDIGLWGMQVSTPKSVVSVGGRFAFPDQDGETPDTMQVLYDYGNFTLSWDQSIGIGRGPYDRDHGVAFIGNLGTVVIDRGKWEVLPEINGGQYLTPAMPAQYGDGKDLDRHTLNFVECVRSRQTTNCPVEVGRNVAVNAQLGNMAHRLGQKLFWDDAKSAIINDAKANDLVKAHYNSPWQLPTV; encoded by the coding sequence ATGAATACATCGCGCCGACAATTTCTCCAAAACTCTACCCAATTAGCGGCCAGCGCCGGGTTGGCTACATTGGTTCCAGACGAATCGATTGCATCTACTCCGTCGCGTTTGTTCTCCGCTGCCGATACCGTATCGGTTGGCCTGATTGGCTGCAACAACATGGGCTGGTCTGACCTTAGCTCAATGCTTAAACACCCAAACGTACGTTGTATCGCGCTGTGCGATGTTGACCAGAATGTGCTCAATAAACGTGCATCTGATCTGGCAAAGTTGCCATCGGTACAAGCGTCAGGTCAGAAAGCGACGCTCTATTCTGATTTTCGGAAGTTGCTGGAGAATAAAGACATTGACGCAGTCATTGTTGGGACGCCCGACCACTGGCATTGTTTACCTACGGTCTACGCCTGTCAGGCAGGGAAAGATGTGTACGTCGAAAAACCGCTGGCTAACAGCATCCAGGAATGTGATTTGATGGTGGCAGCCGCTCGTAAATACAAACGGGTTACGCAGGTTGGGCAATGGCAACGGAGTGGTCCGCACTGGAAAAATGCCATCGATTATGTTCGTTCAGGAAAGATTGGGACGATTCGGACGGTGAAAACCTGGGCGTACATGTCCTATGGCAAAACGTTTCCGGTGGTAGCTAATGAACCCGTTCCGGCAGGAGTCGACTATGCCATGTGGCTCGGACCAGCTCCGAAACGCCCCTTCAACCGTAATCGCTTCCACGGTACATTTCGCTACTTCTGGGATTATGCGGGTGGCCTAATGACCGACTGGGGTGCTCACATGGTCGATATTGGCTTATGGGGAATGCAGGTTAGTACACCCAAATCAGTAGTGTCTGTAGGCGGCCGATTTGCTTTTCCGGATCAGGATGGCGAAACGCCTGATACTATGCAGGTGCTTTACGATTATGGTAATTTCACGCTATCATGGGATCAGTCGATTGGCATCGGGCGCGGCCCTTACGACCGTGACCATGGCGTGGCCTTTATTGGTAACCTGGGAACTGTAGTGATCGATCGGGGTAAGTGGGAGGTACTGCCCGAAATTAACGGTGGTCAATACCTGACTCCTGCCATGCCTGCGCAATATGGCGACGGTAAAGATCTTGACCGACATACACTCAATTTTGTGGAATGTGTCCGAAGCCGCCAGACAACAAACTGTCCGGTGGAAGTGGGGCGCAACGTAGCCGTGAATGCGCAACTGGGCAATATGGCTCACCGTCTGGGGCAAAAACTGTTTTGGGACGATGCAAAAAGTGCGATTATCAACGATGCTAAAGCAAACGACTTGGTAAAAGCCCATTATAACAGTCCGTGGCAATTGCCAACGGTTTGA
- a CDS encoding right-handed parallel beta-helix repeat-containing protein, with protein sequence MSKLLFLVISLWVSFLFPLSAQTLYVDVTRGNDAAKGTLSDPLASLDKAVTLARDFSGNEPVTIKLHPGLYTLRQVLEIKTRNASGDTARYNLEAVTMPNDPDWQPTKMPVIQSVSADNSTKQFAHAIGFLVAKNNVSFRGLKFLGNANPTVRYYYPITREEETLQGLEVSQCYFIGEKNSAPIQGAIWAHGGGTHVDHTIFYGCKNALLLFKSIKNFSLTNSIISGSYEAAVWFGPYDSEFVFRNNIVTNCEYFWLRAENTTPSYRFSNSVIAGNAHYMGFFGSKGAVEASSTNQIEQGVKKTGTILLSEVKTNGLPTDYLNPLPQSAGYDLKAGIFK encoded by the coding sequence ATGAGCAAGTTACTCTTTTTAGTCATTAGTTTATGGGTAAGTTTCCTCTTCCCGCTAAGCGCCCAAACGTTGTATGTCGATGTTACCCGTGGCAACGATGCTGCCAAAGGTACACTTTCTGACCCGTTAGCCAGTTTAGATAAAGCCGTAACCCTGGCTCGCGACTTTAGCGGGAATGAACCTGTAACGATTAAACTCCACCCCGGCTTATACACACTACGGCAGGTACTGGAAATTAAAACCCGGAATGCATCGGGCGATACCGCCCGTTACAATCTGGAGGCCGTTACCATGCCCAACGATCCTGATTGGCAACCAACCAAGATGCCCGTTATCCAATCGGTGTCGGCCGATAATTCCACCAAACAGTTTGCCCACGCGATTGGCTTTCTGGTCGCCAAAAATAACGTAAGTTTTAGGGGGCTCAAGTTTTTGGGGAATGCGAATCCTACTGTACGCTATTATTATCCGATCACCCGAGAAGAAGAAACCTTACAGGGGCTCGAGGTAAGTCAGTGTTATTTCATTGGCGAAAAGAATTCTGCGCCTATTCAGGGAGCTATCTGGGCGCACGGTGGTGGAACCCACGTTGATCACACCATTTTTTACGGCTGTAAGAATGCGCTCCTGCTCTTCAAATCGATCAAAAACTTCTCGCTAACCAATTCAATTATTTCCGGCTCTTATGAAGCTGCGGTATGGTTTGGCCCGTACGATTCCGAGTTTGTGTTCCGCAACAACATCGTTACCAATTGTGAATACTTCTGGCTTCGGGCTGAGAATACGACGCCTAGCTATAGGTTTAGCAACTCTGTTATTGCGGGGAACGCCCACTACATGGGATTTTTCGGTTCCAAAGGGGCAGTGGAGGCCAGTTCAACGAACCAGATCGAACAGGGCGTCAAAAAAACGGGGACGATTCTATTGAGTGAGGTAAAAACTAATGGGTTACCTACCGACTACCTTAACCCGCTCCCCCAATCAGCGGGCTACGACCTGAAAGCCGGGATTTTTAAATAA
- a CDS encoding AraC family transcriptional regulator — MAKTSDIPSHQMTEIFDNIRKLYRFATPCPELATYIEFFSESSAEETYRYTGDSPFAIRMFPSWTPTCYINLGQPYQLSVGSAHYQIQQRTDVLILRNNIVERHNLPTDHILTIKFFPGGLEAILGINQAQFSDQVVTLDTVLPTALLNRVKQLPDFRERVELLQAFFLSQYKKKNAITHYINVVQKAIDLYEAGTPEFTSSQLANELFTTNKTLYRYFTNVVGTTPKQYFSSVRARLALSAYVTDKKLFSPYEYGYYDMSHFYKDVIRFTGKKLIESVS; from the coding sequence ATGGCAAAGACAAGCGACATACCTTCTCATCAGATGACGGAGATTTTCGATAATATTCGAAAACTCTACCGATTCGCTACGCCTTGTCCTGAACTGGCTACTTACATCGAATTTTTCTCGGAGTCATCTGCCGAAGAAACCTATCGATATACAGGTGATAGTCCATTCGCCATCCGGATGTTTCCGAGCTGGACGCCAACCTGTTATATTAATTTGGGGCAACCTTACCAGTTATCTGTTGGTTCAGCTCATTATCAGATTCAGCAACGCACCGATGTCCTCATTCTAAGAAATAACATTGTTGAGCGGCATAACTTACCGACCGATCATATTCTCACCATCAAGTTTTTCCCCGGCGGACTGGAAGCTATATTGGGCATCAACCAGGCCCAATTCTCTGATCAGGTGGTAACGCTGGACACTGTTTTACCTACTGCCCTGCTTAACCGCGTAAAGCAATTACCAGACTTTCGTGAGCGAGTCGAACTACTTCAGGCTTTCTTTTTAAGCCAGTACAAAAAGAAAAATGCCATCACGCATTACATCAACGTTGTGCAGAAAGCGATTGACCTCTATGAAGCTGGTACACCAGAATTTACAAGTAGTCAACTGGCCAATGAGCTGTTCACGACCAATAAAACATTGTACCGCTATTTTACCAACGTAGTCGGTACAACGCCCAAACAGTACTTCTCCAGCGTACGGGCCAGACTAGCCTTATCGGCCTACGTGACCGACAAAAAGCTGTTTTCGCCTTATGAGTATGGCTATTATGACATGAGCCATTTCTACAAAGATGTCATCCGGTTCACGGGCAAAAAATTAATTGAAAGCGTCAGTTGA
- a CDS encoding IS481 family transposase has product MAPDSASAQTRQKWLAVYYQVGSISVAARRCGIARSTLQRWIKRKELEGFEDRSRRPHHLARQQFDDEVENLVLQIRQTQNIGKIRICSFLFQQHSIQVSVATVGRILKKNDCPPIKRFHKQQPFIRYSRPIPSDRVQMDVCKITTGIYQYTAIDDCSRFRVMYTYKRRTAANTIDFLDRLIEQMPFPIQRIQTDRGREFFAYCFQERLMEYHIKFRPIKPRSPHLNGKVERSQQTDLQEFYRTADLKDAHLNDRLEEWQFYYNYQRSHSSLNGKTPGLAVAEIGAETPFWDDVIARYDPSKERIREQHYARDKQVASHRRKSKT; this is encoded by the coding sequence ATGGCACCTGACTCTGCATCGGCTCAGACTCGACAAAAGTGGCTGGCTGTGTATTACCAAGTAGGTTCAATTAGTGTGGCAGCCCGGCGATGTGGCATTGCCCGATCCACGCTCCAGCGATGGATTAAGCGAAAAGAACTAGAAGGATTTGAGGATCGTTCGCGTCGGCCTCACCATTTAGCCCGTCAGCAGTTCGACGATGAAGTGGAAAATCTGGTTTTGCAAATTCGTCAGACTCAAAACATTGGCAAGATTCGGATCTGCTCTTTTTTATTTCAACAGCACTCCATTCAAGTATCCGTGGCCACCGTAGGACGCATTCTAAAAAAAAACGATTGCCCACCCATCAAACGCTTTCATAAACAGCAGCCATTTATCCGTTATTCCCGACCCATACCCAGTGACCGAGTGCAAATGGATGTCTGTAAAATTACCACAGGTATCTATCAGTATACGGCTATTGATGACTGTAGTCGCTTTCGAGTCATGTATACCTATAAACGTCGAACGGCGGCTAATACCATTGACTTCTTAGATCGCTTAATTGAGCAGATGCCTTTTCCCATTCAACGGATTCAAACTGATCGAGGTCGAGAGTTTTTTGCCTATTGTTTTCAGGAGCGGTTGATGGAATATCACATCAAATTTCGCCCTATCAAACCTCGCTCTCCTCATCTCAATGGCAAAGTTGAGCGTAGCCAGCAGACCGATCTTCAAGAGTTTTATCGTACAGCCGACCTGAAGGATGCTCACTTAAACGACCGCTTAGAAGAGTGGCAGTTTTACTATAACTATCAACGTTCTCATAGTTCACTGAACGGAAAGACACCTGGTTTGGCCGTAGCTGAAATAGGGGCCGAAACGCCGTTCTGGGATGATGTGATTGCTCGTTATGATCCCAGTAAAGAAAGGATTCGGGAGCAACATTATGCTCGCGACAAACAAGTAGCCAGCCATCGACGGAAGTCTAAAACTTAG
- a CDS encoding Nif3-like dinuclear metal center hexameric protein has translation MQNTSGRRKFVVDLTKAVGTSMLMSTPGLIQAEQLWASQESITVGQVMDLILKTIPNAPFPKTVDTLKSGNASQKVTGIVSTMFATIEVIEKTIAAGANFIIAHEPTFYNHLDETDWLQNDPVFRHKQELLTKNGIALWRFHDYWHSHRPDGIQTGMLETLGWAKYADAQDAHIVTLAATPLSQLITHVKGKLGIKQVRVVGDTSQSCKRILLMPGAAGGRSQITAIEKVKPDVIFCGESSEWETPEYVRDARRQGQKLSLVIMGHIMSEAAGMEWLVPWLKPKLPGMKISYIPSGNAFTYE, from the coding sequence ATGCAAAACACTTCCGGAAGACGAAAATTTGTAGTGGACCTAACCAAAGCGGTGGGGACATCAATGCTTATGAGCACCCCCGGCCTGATTCAGGCTGAGCAACTTTGGGCTAGTCAGGAGTCGATTACCGTTGGGCAGGTGATGGACCTGATCCTTAAAACGATTCCGAATGCGCCGTTTCCAAAGACGGTTGATACCCTGAAGTCGGGAAATGCCTCTCAAAAAGTGACGGGTATCGTATCGACGATGTTTGCGACCATTGAGGTAATCGAAAAAACCATTGCCGCCGGAGCTAATTTCATCATTGCTCACGAACCGACGTTTTACAACCATTTGGATGAAACGGACTGGCTACAAAACGATCCGGTCTTTCGACACAAACAGGAGCTGCTAACCAAAAATGGAATTGCGCTTTGGCGCTTTCATGATTACTGGCACTCACATCGGCCGGATGGTATTCAGACTGGTATGTTGGAGACTTTGGGCTGGGCGAAATACGCTGATGCGCAGGATGCCCACATCGTAACATTAGCGGCTACACCACTGAGTCAGCTCATTACGCATGTTAAGGGGAAACTAGGTATCAAACAGGTTCGGGTAGTTGGTGATACATCGCAGTCTTGCAAACGCATCTTGCTGATGCCCGGTGCTGCGGGCGGACGAAGTCAGATAACGGCTATTGAAAAGGTAAAGCCGGATGTGATATTTTGCGGGGAATCCAGTGAATGGGAAACGCCCGAGTATGTTCGGGATGCGCGTCGGCAGGGGCAGAAACTGTCGCTGGTGATCATGGGGCACATCATGAGCGAAGCCGCCGGTATGGAATGGCTGGTGCCCTGGTTGAAACCGAAATTGCCGGGCATGAAAATCAGCTACATTCCATCAGGTAATGCCTTTACATACGAGTGA
- a CDS encoding ABC transporter permease has protein sequence MFRNYLTIALRNFRRQKGFTILNITGLAIGLASVTLIYLFIIDEQDFDRFHPDSDNLYILGTHRKVNGQEGTSAYAAGAWLKALKSHFPEVVGGTQVTSMGYPASFWDRQTDKILLSENAFWVNPDFKSVFHFPLLHGDPETVFDKPNGIVLSATIARQFFGDENPVGKTLEISHIYATDNKYIPLTITGVLDDYPANSHIQPDYLISTGMLRSMMTANNTNWLENWGAGPGWFLTYLHTTPNADVEKIRRLFNQVVQANLPKDPTRLVEPAIMPLSGVHFNQELRSSYNNSRIGDKKYLYIFASTALLVIIIASINYMNLATARAVRRAKEIGLRKVLGSNRLQLVGQFLGESLITTFAALLLALVLVVLLLPLFSIIAGKQFTLAHLVQGKLIGFTVGTTLLVGLLSGSYPALYLSGLLPISVLKNNRFTSRSSDWLRKSLVVLQYTITILLIVSTGIMMKQMNFIQHSTLSQSGDQLLSIRWSGMASMDKYRSLKQRILEDPEIEVVTMANHLPNQDYFGSLDHDVTFPQLGNQPYSWAAMHGDFDLPQAFNLELIAGRTFRKDNPADSSTYLLNESAVKSLGLPLDKVLGMRLTIKLPYEQPNQRKEGTVIGIVRDFPYRSIHHTISPLAISAHPDPEDRIVYIKLPAGKFQEKVAEVEKNGNRCCPVLASDTGL, from the coding sequence ATGTTTAGAAATTATTTAACCATTGCTCTGCGCAATTTTCGGCGTCAGAAAGGGTTTACCATACTCAATATTACGGGTTTAGCCATTGGGCTGGCCAGCGTTACGCTCATCTATCTGTTCATTATTGACGAACAGGACTTTGATCGCTTTCACCCTGACTCCGATAACCTCTATATACTGGGAACTCACCGGAAGGTGAATGGCCAGGAAGGGACATCAGCTTACGCAGCGGGTGCGTGGCTGAAAGCCCTTAAGAGTCATTTCCCAGAAGTTGTAGGCGGAACACAAGTGACTTCAATGGGCTATCCGGCTTCGTTTTGGGATCGACAAACGGATAAAATTCTCTTGTCGGAGAATGCGTTCTGGGTAAATCCTGACTTTAAGTCTGTGTTTCATTTCCCATTGCTGCACGGCGATCCAGAAACCGTATTCGATAAACCCAACGGCATTGTACTCAGTGCAACGATTGCCCGACAGTTTTTCGGCGATGAAAATCCCGTTGGCAAAACGCTGGAAATAAGCCACATCTATGCAACCGACAATAAGTACATTCCGCTGACCATAACCGGGGTGCTTGACGATTATCCGGCCAATTCGCACATCCAGCCCGACTACCTGATCAGCACCGGCATGTTACGTTCGATGATGACGGCCAATAATACGAACTGGCTGGAAAACTGGGGCGCTGGGCCTGGCTGGTTCCTGACCTACCTGCATACAACGCCCAATGCAGATGTTGAGAAAATCAGACGATTATTCAATCAGGTTGTCCAGGCCAATCTTCCCAAAGACCCCACTCGCCTGGTTGAGCCAGCCATTATGCCCCTGAGCGGTGTGCATTTCAATCAGGAACTCCGATCCAGCTATAACAACAGCCGGATTGGCGATAAAAAGTACCTCTACATTTTTGCTTCGACGGCCCTGCTCGTCATCATCATTGCCAGCATAAACTACATGAATCTGGCAACCGCCCGTGCCGTTCGACGAGCGAAAGAAATTGGTTTGCGTAAAGTGCTGGGCAGTAACCGACTTCAGTTGGTCGGCCAATTCCTGGGCGAATCCCTGATTACTACCTTCGCAGCGTTGTTGCTTGCGTTGGTGTTAGTCGTCCTGTTGTTGCCCCTGTTTAGCATCATTGCGGGCAAACAATTTACACTGGCTCATTTGGTGCAGGGCAAACTCATCGGATTTACAGTAGGTACTACACTGCTGGTTGGCCTGCTTTCCGGGAGCTATCCCGCGCTGTATTTATCGGGGCTGTTACCCATCAGTGTCCTCAAAAATAACCGATTCACCAGCCGCAGTTCCGACTGGCTTCGAAAAAGTCTGGTTGTGCTGCAATACACCATCACGATTCTGCTCATTGTCTCGACCGGCATCATGATGAAGCAGATGAATTTCATTCAACACTCAACCTTAAGCCAAAGTGGCGATCAATTATTGTCGATTCGCTGGTCGGGTATGGCTTCAATGGATAAGTACCGCTCGCTAAAGCAGCGCATTCTGGAAGACCCTGAGATCGAAGTCGTCACGATGGCGAATCACTTACCCAATCAGGATTATTTTGGTTCGTTGGATCATGATGTTACGTTTCCGCAACTAGGTAATCAGCCTTACTCCTGGGCAGCTATGCACGGTGATTTCGATCTTCCACAGGCGTTTAACCTTGAATTGATCGCCGGGCGAACATTCAGAAAGGACAATCCAGCCGATTCCAGTACGTATCTACTCAACGAAAGTGCCGTAAAATCCCTGGGCCTACCGCTTGACAAAGTGCTGGGTATGCGCCTGACAATCAAGCTGCCTTATGAGCAGCCCAATCAGAGGAAGGAAGGAACCGTAATCGGCATCGTCCGCGATTTTCCTTATCGATCCATCCATCACACCATTTCGCCCCTGGCGATCAGCGCACACCCTGACCCCGAAGACCGAATAGTGTACATAAAATTACCAGCGGGTAAGTTTCAGGAAAAGGTTGCGGAGGTCGAGAAAAATGGAAACAGGTGCTGCCCGGTGTTGGCTTCGGACACTGGTTTATGA
- a CDS encoding IS982 family transposase, with amino-acid sequence MTDKAIAIYCFLDDFFKLSAPKEDAHCKLNDAEIATTALLAALFFYGNQGSAMKYMREHHGLKMIDKSGFNRRIHRLEARLIALFHSLGFTLKDLNISSRYIIDSFPVAVCRNCRIPVCKLLKGKAYHGYNEAKKEYFYGFKIQVIVDEDCLPVDYFVLAGSFADVTALQSMTIDLPAGSELYGDKGYTDYEQEDLYAQHEQIYLRIHRKINSHRPDQPWEVFLKNHFRKPIEGAFSQITDLFPRHIHAVTAKGFLLKVFLFLLAYTFDGLTPHAL; translated from the coding sequence ATGACTGACAAAGCCATAGCAATCTACTGCTTTTTAGACGATTTCTTCAAGCTTAGTGCCCCTAAAGAAGATGCTCATTGTAAACTTAATGATGCCGAAATCGCGACAACCGCTTTGCTAGCGGCCCTGTTCTTTTACGGTAATCAAGGCTCGGCTATGAAATATATGCGCGAACATCATGGTTTAAAAATGATCGACAAATCAGGATTTAATCGACGTATTCATCGACTTGAAGCCCGGTTAATAGCCCTCTTTCATTCCTTGGGATTTACCCTTAAAGACCTCAATATCAGTAGCCGTTATATCATTGATTCGTTTCCCGTAGCCGTCTGCCGCAATTGCCGGATTCCGGTTTGTAAATTGCTGAAAGGCAAAGCCTATCATGGCTACAATGAAGCTAAAAAGGAATATTTTTACGGTTTCAAGATTCAAGTCATTGTGGATGAAGATTGCTTGCCAGTTGATTATTTCGTGCTAGCAGGTAGCTTTGCCGATGTCACAGCCCTGCAGTCTATGACTATTGATCTGCCAGCGGGCAGTGAACTGTATGGCGACAAAGGCTACACCGACTATGAACAGGAAGATTTATATGCCCAGCATGAACAGATTTATCTTCGAATTCATCGCAAAATAAATTCTCACCGCCCTGACCAGCCTTGGGAAGTGTTTCTTAAGAACCACTTCCGCAAGCCAATTGAAGGGGCATTTAGTCAGATCACCGACTTATTTCCCCGCCATATTCATGCGGTAACGGCCAAAGGATTCCTCTTGAAAGTGTTTTTATTCCTTCTGGCATATACCTTCGACGGACTTACGCCACATGCTCTATAA
- a CDS encoding ABC transporter permease → MSEEFGRMYEGENRMSGLFKSFSLLSILIACLGLFGLSSYLAERRTKEIGIRKVMGASLPQILRLLFTPFLNLLAVACVIALPLGWFMMYRWLEDFTYRVSIDAVIFVISIFLVLVLTVAVVSYETVRAAQANPLNSIRQE, encoded by the coding sequence ATGAGCGAGGAATTTGGTCGGATGTATGAAGGTGAAAATCGAATGTCGGGGCTGTTCAAATCGTTTTCCCTGCTGTCTATTCTGATTGCCTGTCTGGGGTTATTTGGTCTGTCATCGTACCTGGCCGAACGACGAACGAAGGAAATTGGGATTCGTAAAGTGATGGGGGCTTCGCTCCCGCAGATTCTGCGCTTACTGTTTACACCCTTTCTCAACTTGCTGGCCGTAGCCTGTGTGATAGCATTGCCATTAGGCTGGTTCATGATGTACCGCTGGCTCGAAGATTTTACGTATCGCGTATCCATTGATGCGGTCATTTTTGTGATCAGTATTTTCCTGGTTCTCGTACTAACGGTTGCAGTTGTCAGTTACGAAACCGTGCGGGCGGCTCAGGCAAATCCACTGAATTCTATACGGCAAGAGTAA